In Rutidosis leptorrhynchoides isolate AG116_Rl617_1_P2 chromosome 6, CSIRO_AGI_Rlap_v1, whole genome shotgun sequence, the DNA window tgatgtttacatgattaaatgtttccaacatgttaagcaatcaaacttgttaagacttgattaattgaaataggtttcatatagacaattgaccacccaagttgaccggtgattcacgaacgttaaaacttgtaaaaaaaaaaaaactatatgatgacatatatatggttatatatatagttaacatgatattatgataagtaaacatatcattaattatattaacaatgaactacatatgtaaaaacaagactactaacttaatgattttgaaacgagacatatatgtaacgtttatcgttgtaacgacatttaatgtatatatatcatattaagagatattcgtacatcataatatcatgataatataataatttaaaatctcttttgatattataaacattgggttaacaacatttaacaagatcgttaacctaaaggtttcaaaacaacacttacatgtaacgactaacgatgacttaacgactcagttaaaatgtatatacatgtagtgttttaatatgtatttatacacttttgaaagacttcaatacacttatcaaaatacttctacttaacaaaaatgcttacaattacattctcgttcagtttcatcaacaattctactcgtatgcacccgtattcgtactcgtacaatacacagcttttagatgtatgtactattggtatatacactccaatgatcagctcttagcagcccatgtgagtcacctaacacatgtgggaaccatcatttggcaactagcatgaaatatctcataagattacaaaaatatgagtaatcattcatgacttatttacatgaaaacaaaattacatatcctttatatctaatccatacaccaacgaccaaaaacacctacaaacactttcattcttcaattttcttcatctaattgaactctctcaagttctatcttcaagttctaagtgttcttcataaattccaaaagttctagtttcataaaatcaagaatactttcaagtttgctagctcacttccaatcttgtaaggtgatcatccaacctcaagaaatctttgtttcttacagtaggttatcattctaatacaaggtaataatcatattcaaactttggttcaatttctataactataacaatcttatttcaagtgatgatcttacttgaacttgttttcgtgtcatgattttgcttcaagaactttgagccatccaaggatccattgaagctagatccattttttctcttttccagtaggttcatccaaggaacttaaggtagtaatgatgttcataacatcattcgattcatacatataaagctatcttattcgaaggtttaaacttgtaatcactagaacatagtttagttaattctaaacttgttcgcaaacaaaagttaatccttctaacttgacttttaaaatcaactaaacacatgttctatatctatatgatatgctaacttaatgatttaaaacctggaaacacgaaaaacaccgtaaaaccggatttacgccgtcgtagtaacaccgcgggctgttttgggttagttaattaaaaaatatgataaactttgatttaaaagttgttattctgagaaaatgatttttattatgaacatgaaactatatccaaaaattatggttaaactcaaagtggaagtatgttttctaaaatggtcatctagacgtcgttctttcgactgaaatgactacctttacaaaaacgacttgtaacttattttcccgactagaaacctatactttttttgtttagattcataaaatagagttcaatatgaaaccatagcaatttgattcactcaaaacggatttaaaatgaagaagttatgggtaaaacaagattggataatttttctcattttagctacgtgaaaattggtaataaatctattccaaccataacttaatcaacttgtattatatattatgtaatcttgagataccatagacacgtatacaatgtttcgacctatcatgtcgacacatctatatatatttcggaacaaccatagacactctatatgtgaatgttggagttagctatacagggttgaggttgattccaaaatatatatagtttgagttgtgatcaatactgagatacgtatacactgggtcgtggattgattcaagataatatttatcgatttatttctgtacatctaactgtggacaactagttgtaggttactaacgaggacagctgacttaataaacttaaaacatcaaaatatattaaaagtgttgtaaatatattttgaacatactttgatatatatgtatatattgttataggttcgtgaatcaaccagtggccaagtcttacttcccgacgaagtaaaaatctgtgaaagtgagttatagtcccactttaaaatctaatatttttgggatgagaatacatgcaggttttataaatgatttacaaaatagacacaagtacgtgaaactacattctatggttgaattatcaaaatcgaatatgcccctttttattaagtctggtaatctaagaattagggaacagacaccctaattgacgcgaatcctaaagatagatctattgggcctaacaaaccccatccaaagtaccggatgctttagtacttcgaaatttatatcatatccgaagggtgtcccggaatgatggggatattcttatatatgcatcttgttattgtcggttaccaggtgttcaccatatgaatgatttttatctctatgtatgggatgtgtattgaaatatgaaatcttgtggtctattgttacgatttgatatatataggttaaacctataactcaccaacatttttgttgacgttttaagcatgtttattctcaggtgattattaagagcttccgctgtcgcatacttaaataaggacaagatttggagtccatgcttgtatgatattgtgtaaaaactgcattcaagaaacttattttgttgtaacatatttgtattgtaaaccattatgtaatggtcgtgtgtaaacaggatattttagattatcattatttgataatctacgtaaagctttttaaacctttattgatgaaataaaggttatggtttgtttaaaaatgaatgcagtctttgaaaaacgtctcatatagaggtcaaaacctcgcaacgaaatcaattaatatggaatgtttttaatcaataagaacgggacatttcacatactgCTCGAAATCTACTACTACTCGTGTTTCTATTAGGAATTTAAAACGCGAAGTTGATGGATCTTTGTTTTCACTGGAAACCACGAAGAAGAATGAAAGAAAAGATAATATAATCCTAACTCTAAATTATATCTATTTTTTTATATGCTCAATCAACCAAAAACCGATCCATTATCTAATCTATGTTCTTCGACAAGCACCATCTCATCACCATGAACACCCTTTTGTTCATCACCATCGACACCAAACGGCCACCATAAGCAAACACCCGACTGCCAATCTATGTTTATGTTTCGGATCATGAACCAAGCCACAACCCCTTCGTGCAACACTCACCAAGTACACACCACGAAGACCACCTTACTCGATTATTACCTttctatataatatacatatacatactcaaATTACACACCACAACCGAACCCATTGTCTTGCTACTCTCGGTTTCTTCTTCCACGTAAACCCATCACCACCTTTCCATTTCTTGTTCATCATGAAAACCATTAACACTCTCAACCACCATTCAAAATCCATAAACCTAAACCACCACCTTCGGTGTTACTGTTCTGATTCAAGCCACCATCGAACCAGGTTGTGCTATTATTGATCGAACAAGGCTGCAGGATTTCCTGTTTGGTTGCCACCCCAAACCGAGAACCATTGGTTGTTTTATTGTTGTTGTTCCATCGTGAATCAATCATACATCACCACTAAAACCATCATTTATTTTTTTGCTAAAAACCGTCAACCAGAATGCCAACTAATGCTTTAAGTGTGGCTCGCTATGTAATAAGGTATATATGAATAAACCTTTGATTATAGTAAACAATATAAAAAGTCACTTTTGAATTGATTAAGGGATTGATTGAGAAGTGGCAGACAAAAGCATTTGTTTTCTTGAAAACTAGTACAATAATATATTATATGGGGTATCTGATAGAGATACAAAAGTGGTTGTAATCATATAAAAAAAAGTCGAATAGCATATGGAAGTGGGGCAGTTGAGTTATTCAGCCGACATTTAGTAAACTTGAATTGGAATTGTTTTGGACGGTCGAAATTATTAGGATTAATGGAATATGACTCAGGATGAGCTGATAAACGAAGTCTTCTATCACTAGCATTGGGCCGATTAGGATTAACTAAATTTACATAATGGGATTTAATTGTTGGGCCAATGTTGTCGGTTGGGCCGAAACTGTTTTACTTCCTGTCGATCCACCCACCCTCACGAGCAAACATCATCACCTTTATCACCATAACCGGAGTTGGGTTGTTGTTATACGCTACACTTCTGTTTTCACTCCTGCTTTCACATTCACGAAACACTTTTGCTGCAGCTTCTATTTCCCTAATTACTACTACTGCAATTTCTTATTTATACTTACCATTTCAACAGGTTATTGATGATGGTGAAGAGAATGAATGAACGAGGAAACAAGATAGTTTTGGTGATACAGAATCTTAAACTAATAAAACTGATTTTATTTGTTGGGCTATCATATATTTTCCTTTCTCGTGGGCAGTGTATTTATTTGAAATAGTGGGCCAAAGGATTTAGGCCTGCCTTAATATTAGGCCATGATATTGGTGAATTATAAAAGTTGATGACTTCTTGTTAATGATGTACGATGATAAATAATTtcgaagatgatgatgaacgaatgataattatgatgatattgttttgatgatgataatggtacgatattgacgatgatgataatggttatacaTGAATAAATTTTGAATAATAATAGATGAATAGAAACAGACTAATGGTTAAGAGTATttgcgggttagcgggacgtcgaaggttcaaactcggacttgggtatttttttaggactacttccttgaggtagtttacttattactctttattattattattattattattattattattattattattattattattattattattattattattattattatttttattattattattatcatttttattattattattattattattattattattattattattattattattattattagtatcatttttattgaagactatcatttttgttaaaagtatcatttttattattattatcattattagaaaaattatcatttttatcaaaattattattattactatcattattattattttgacattaatgttattatctttatatcatcaatattattatcataataactattattattattattattattattattattgtaaaataaaacaagtttttatttattaatataatcaatattattttatcaaataactattagttatataaagtcatatttattacatataacataactatataaatacttttataataaatattaataaatataattaattaggttattaatgaaacacctaattagaataacaattaaatcactaataatatataaatttgttcgactatcattatatgtgttaatatatataaatgatataggttcgtgaatccgaggccaaccctacttttgtgtaATGTCGCCAtatctatttttactacaaaatacagtattgtgagtttcattactccctttttaaatgcttttgcaatatacatttttgggactgagaatacatgcgctgcttttataactgttttacgaaatagacacaagtaatcgaaactacattatatggttgaatgatcgaagccgaatatgcccctttttgcttggtaacctaaaaattagtaaaccgatctactaattgacgcgaatcctaaagatagatctattgggcctaacgaaccccatccaaagtaccggatgttttagtacttcgatgttgttttatcatgtccgaaggatttcccggaatgataggggatattcttatatgcatcttgttaatgtcggttaccaggtgttcaatccatatgaatgatatttttgtctctatgcatgggacgtatatttatgagaactgaaaatgaaaatcttgtggtctattaaaatgatggaaatgattatttatgttaaactaatgaactcaccaaccttttggttgacactttaaagcatgtttattctcaagtatgaaagaaatctttcactgtgcatttactcattttaaatatattacttggagtcattcatgacatatttcaaaagacgttgcattcgagtcgttgagttcattaagattattattaagtcaattatagttagatatattatgaaatggtatgcatgccgtcaactttcgatgtaatgaaagtttgtcttttaaaaacgaatgcaatgtttgtaaaatgtatcatatagaggtcaagtacctcgcgatgtaaccaaatgtaatatattcgtccagatggattaggacgggtcctttcaacaaagatatttttaccacacgtaatataattacattaataatacataccactatatttttatgatattaagagaactttataaatttcattacttgtgatatataaaagcatatttttatcatatataaattttattataaattttattaataaatgacttgtattatttactctgataaaatctgataaatatatctaaacatataaaacgactatatttaagttatatgataaacatgtatagattttggaagtcattttgggtcaagttgacttttgttaacttttgcatgtcgatctcgagcattaggattgtgatacactatgatttgacctaaattgttagacagatattgaccaacatataaatatatatacttaatataggtttgtgaatccgaggccaaccctacacttgttcaatgtcgtcatatgtattacaaaatacagtattgtgagtttttatttgctccctttttaaatgcttttgcaatatatatttttgggactgagaatacatgcgctgattttataaatgtttgacgaaatagacacaagtactcaaaactacattctatggttggattattaaaccgaatatcgccccttttaacttggtaacctaagaattagggaaatggtccctaattgacgcgaatcctaaaggtagatctacgggcgctGATCagtcccagtcagagaatttgaacttctttagtacttcgatttaaaaggTGATTGCGATCGCCgatatatagcatacttgcgagtatgcgggggatattctatatgcattattttaatgtcggttaccaggtgttcatcatacgaatgatttttatacacttgcgagtgtatgattgtttatgaaaatgaaatcttgtgttctattaaaatgatggaaatgattgatattgataaactaatgaactcaccaaccttttggttgacacttttaagcatgtttattctcaggtattaaagaaattttccgctgtgcatttgctcattttaaagatattacttggagtcattcatggcatatttcaaaagacattgcattcgagttgttgagttcaacaagattattattaaatcatttatagtatggatatatatattacgaaatggtatgcatgcctgtcaactttcgatgtaatgaaagtttgtcttttaaaaacgaatgcaatgtttgtaaaatgtatcatatagaggtcagaacctcgaaatgtaatcaactattgtgaatcatttataatcgatatgaacgggtcctttcaacttttCCATAAGGTTCCTGATAATATGGATTGTCTCTATCGAAGAGCGCCCtagcatgaaaccaaattggttctccgaaacaTAAGTTTCGCGTCAAAGTCTAGGCTCTATCACTCTCtctcaaagcttcatagtatgactaagcaattttatgcctctatagttacGCAAATTTGAGCATCCCCCTTGTTCTTATAGATGGGAATAGTCTCGCTCaatctccattccataggcattttttttaaagacaaacctaCAAATTACACACGAAACCACGAATATTTACATCTCACTGCCTCAACCACCTAACACCGACATCTCCAAGGCACCGCCACGCCTCAATGGGGATCTGGTCCGGTCCCACAGCTttatttctccccatctttcgAAGTGCCAAATTTACTTCCTCTTGGTTGATCCTCCCACAATCCACGTTGATCTGGGATTGTTCTATAACAGAGTCTTGCAAGTCTTCGTGACGTTCGGGTCTTCCCCTAACGAAAAGAGATGAGAAAtacccttcccatcttttcctaatttcgTCTTCTTTAACTAGAGTTTGACCAACTTCATttttgataaacttgatgttatctaGATCCCTCCGCCTTCGCTCTCTAGCTTTAGCTATCCTATAGATATCATTTGCTCCCTCTTTGGAGTCTAATTTTCAATACAATTCTTCGTATGCCTTTTCTTTTACGCGGGCTAcggccttcttagcttctcttttggCTTCTTTATATCTCTGTTCCACCCTAGTTCTATCCGCCGGAGCCCCCTCCCGACAAGTGATGAGCTCCCTGAACCTTAGTTGCTTAAGCGCGACTTTGCTTTGAACCTTGTCACTAAGCCACCATGATTCTCTATCCGACTTATGTCTTCCCGAAAATCCTGCTACCACACCTAAGGTCTCTTTGGCTACCTCTCTAATGATGGACGTCAAACAATTCCACATCTGATCCGCGTCGTCCTGCAAAATCAAATCCACTTCTTCATCAACTCTTTCTACAACCGAAGTTTTAAAAGTCTCTGCCCTCTCTCCGTTCAACTTCTTCCACAAGATTTTAGGTTGGATTGGCCTCACACTCGTGGTGACCCGTCTCTGGAGAACCAAATCCATGACTAACAATCTATGTTGGGAGGAGCATGTCAAGGCACTCAGGACCTTACAATCTCCACATGTCCTAAGATCCCCATTTGCGAAATAACAAATAGTCAATCTGGGTGCTATGACCCCCACTATGGAAAGTTGCCAACTGCGCATCCGTCTTCCTGTAAAACGAATTAACAACCACCAAATCGTGAGCAACAGCAAATTCGAGAATAGAGAGCTCTTCCTCATTTCTAGCTCCATACCCAAAACCCCCATGGACTCCCGCACAACCCTCAACATCTGTTCCTACATGACCATTAAGATCTCCACCAATAAGTAATCGATGGTCTAGAGGGCACCTCCTCACAACCTCGTCTAACGATTCCCAGAAGCATTTCTTTTCAGCTTCTCCAAGGCCCACATGAGGCGCGTAAGCGCTAATGACTGTGTAAGTCACCTCCTGGATTACTAacctaaccgacataatcctatcaCTCTGTCTACCCACATCCACCACATACTCGTTAAAGTAGCACATACTATGTCATGATAATCTTTATTACTATTATATACCTAGATTTCTAATGTTAGTGAAAGTTTTTTATTTCAAGAATTTAAATTGAGTTGATGTATGCTGCTAGCATAGATGTTGTCCGGATATGTTCGAATCAAAATAAATAACAGCTACATGATCAAATTTGTAACCGTTTATACAGCACCATTCAAGATTCAATGAACATAAAAGTCGAAGAAATACTGTAAAGAATTAAACTACATACAAAAAGTTGATGCTTACCATTAATCCTTAATTTTGACAAATACATGAAAACATAGAAGCAAAAAACAATAGATAACATAAGTTAATATATGCAAGATAAAAGAGAATACGTATGAGACCTTGAGAATTAGACATGAAGACCTTGATGGTTCCATAAAAGCCACAAGAAGATTGAAGATTGTCGTTCTTGTTGTTATCTTCT includes these proteins:
- the LOC139853416 gene encoding uncharacterized protein → MDLVLQRRVTTSVRPIQPKILWKKLNGERAETFKTSVVERVDEEVDLILQDDADQMWNCLTSIIREVAKETLGVVAGFSGRHKSDRESWWLSDKVQSKVALKQLRFRELITCREGAPADRTRVEQRYKEAKREAKKAVARVKEKAYEELIAKARERRRRDLDNIKFIKNEVGQTLVKEDEIRKRWEGYFSSLFVRGRPERHEDLQDSVIEQSQINVDCGRINQEEVNLALRKMGRNKAVGPDQIPIEAWRCLGDVGVRWLRQ
- the LOC139853417 gene encoding uncharacterized protein, coding for MCYFNEYVVDVGRQSDRIMSVRLVIQEVTYTVISAYAPHVGLGEAEKKCFWESLDEVVRRCPLDHRLLIGGDLNGHVGTDVEGCAGVHGGFGYGARNEEELSILEFAVAHDLVVVNSFYRKTDAQLATFHSGGHSTQIDYLLFRKWGS